In Silene latifolia isolate original U9 population chromosome X, ASM4854445v1, whole genome shotgun sequence, the following proteins share a genomic window:
- the LOC141622110 gene encoding choline-phosphate cytidylyltransferase 2-like has translation MSNTTNETSTRSSRIPHMDPPTDRPVRVYADGIYDLFHFGHARSLEQAKKSFPNTYLLVGVCSDAITHEFKGKTVMTEAERYESLRHCKWVDEVIPNAPWVVNQEFLDQHKIDFVAHDSLPYADTSGAGKDVYEFVKAAGRFKETQRTDGISTSDIIMRIVKDYNQYVMRNLARGYTRKELNLSYVKEKRLRVNMRLKKLHEKVKEQQEKIQTVAKTAGVHHNEWVENADRWVAGFLEMFEEGCHKMGTAIRDRIQERLMGQQSRGLLANGKADDDESEKYFDHDDYDEDDDYYHDEDEYYYDDDDSDDKEDDKNNKVLKKEDSHAEGPENK, from the exons atgtcAAATACTACAAATGAAACAAGCACCCGAAGCAGCAGGATTCCACATATGGATCCACCTACTGACCGTCCTGTCCGGGTCTACGCCGATGGCATCTACGATCTCTTTCATTTTGGTCATGCTCGTTCTCTTGAACAAGCCAAAAAATC ATTTCCAAATACGTATCTGTTGGTGGGGGTCTGCAGCGATGCAATTACCCACGAGTTTAAGGGTAAAACTGTCATGACCGAGGCTGAGCGATATGAATCTCTTCGGCATTGCAA ATGGGTTGATGAAGTTATTCCTAATGCACCATGGGTAGTGAATCAAGAATTTCTAGACCAGCACAAAATTGATTTTGTCGCTCATGATTCGTTACC TTATGCTGATACCAGTGGAGCTGGTAAGGATGTCTATGAATTT GTGAAAGCTGCTGGAAGATTCAAGGAAACCCAGAGGACAGATGGTATTTCGACGTCTGACATCATTATGAGAATTGTCAAGGACTATAATCAATATGTCATGCGAAATCTAGCACGAGGATATACAAGAAAGGAGCTAAATCTTAGTTATGTAAAG GAAAAGAGGTTAAGAGTCAACATGAGGCTTAAGAAACTGCATGAGAAAGTCAAAGAACAGCAGGAAAAG ATCCAAACTGTTGCTAAAACGGCTGGCGTGCATCATAATGAATGGGTAGAGAACGCTGATCGATGGGTTGCTGGATTTCTTGAGATGTTTGAAGAAGGGTGCCATAAAATG GGAACAGCCATCAGAGACCGAATACAAGAGCGTTTGATGGGGCAACAGTCAAGAGGATTGCTGGCTAATGGCAAGGCAGATGATGATGAAAGCGAAAAATACTTCGATCATGATGATTATGACGAGGATGATGACTACTATCACGATGAAGATGAGTACTATTATGACGACGATGACAGCGATGATAAAGAAGACGATAAAAACAACAAAGTACTGAAAAAAGAGGATAGTCATGCCGAAGGACCAGAAAACAAATAA